One region of Zingiber officinale cultivar Zhangliang chromosome 7B, Zo_v1.1, whole genome shotgun sequence genomic DNA includes:
- the LOC122006632 gene encoding UPF0481 protein At3g47200-like, with the protein MVAVFNKEVLSWYLLTLKLNEAVQANLPRSQPSTPGSPSKPPPSPPLCVTRGEPIPEEQQPEEDDKDGEEESTAFATVAHRQESEWVISIRDKLEQARHEEATVPWARFCIYRVPKSLREGDEEAYVPQVVSIGPYHHGKRRLRDMDRHKWRALHRVLRRTGHDVRLYLEAARALEDRCRACYEGRLALSSDEFVEMLVLDGTFLLELFRGVAVGAGEGFRDLGYDRNDPVFAMRSTMHGIQRDMIMLENQLPLFILDRLLGIQIGRPDQHGLVARLAVRFFDPLMPTDEPLRKADRARIESSTRAAATESFDPLTETGLHCLDIFRRSLLLTGPKPEPRLWIKRWSHTRRVADRRRLQLIHCVTELREAGIKFRKRKTDRFWDIKFADGVLKIPRLLIHDGTKSLFLNLIALEQCHSDCTKDITSYVIFMNNLINSEVDVSYLHYRGIIEHWLGSDRDVADLFNKLCQEVVFDFDDSYLSELSERVNRYYNHRWNTWGASLKHRYFGNPWAIISLIAAVFLLLLTCAQTFYSAYAYYHPP; encoded by the coding sequence ATGGTGGCAGTGTTCAACAAAGAGGTGCTGAGTTGGTACTTGCTCACTCTGAAGCTTAACGAGGCCGTGCAGGCTAACCTCCCCAGGTCGCAACCCAGCACTCCCGGCTCCCCCTCCAAGCCTCCGCCATCGCCGCCGCTCTGCGTCACCCGGGGCGAGCCCATTCCGGAGGAGCAGCAGCCCGAGGAGGAtgacaaggatggagaagaagagagcaCGGCCTTCGCCACCGTCGCCCATCGGCAGGAGTCCGAGTGGGTCATCTCCATCCGCGACAAGCTGGAGCAGGCGCGGCACGAGGAGGCGACCGTCCCCTGGGCTCGCTTCTGCATTTACCGAGTCCCTAAATCGCTCCGCGAGGGCGACGAGGAGGCGTACGTGCCTCAGGTGGTGTCGATTGGGCCTTACCACCATGGCAAGCGCCGCCTCCGCGACATGGATCGCCACAAGTGGCGCGCTCTCCACCGCGTCCTCCGCCGCACCGGCCACGACGTGCGGCTCTACCTTGAAGCCGCGCGCGCGCTCGAGGACCGCTGCCGCGCCTGCTATGAGGGCCGTCTCGCGCTCTCCAGCGACGAGTTCGTGGAGATGCTGGTGCTCGACGGCACCTTCCTGCTGGAGCTCTTCCGCGGCGTGGCGGTCGGCGCCGGCGAGGGCTTCCGCGACCTCGGGTACGACCGCAACGACCCTGTGTTCGCGATGCGCAGCACGATGCACGGCATCCAGCGGGACATGATCATGCTCGAGAACCAGCTGCCTCTTTTCATCCTCGATCGCCTCCTCGGCATCCAGATCGGTCGCCCGGATCAGCACGGCCTCGTCGCCCGCCTCGCCGTCCGCTTCTTCGATCCCCTCATGCCCACTGACGAACCGCTCCGCAAGGCTGACCGCGCGAGGATCGAGTCCTCCACCCGTGCCGCTGCCACCGAGTCCTTCGACCCCCTGACCGAGACAGGGCTCCATTGCCTCGACATCTTCCGGCGGAGCTTGCTCCTCACCGGACCGAAGCCGGAACCGCGCCTCTGGATCAAGCGGTGGTCCCACACCCGGCGAGTGGCCGACCGCCGCCGGCTGCAGCTGATCCACTGTGTGACGGAACTCCGCGAGGCGGGGATCAAGTTCCGGAAGCGGAAGACGGACCGGTTCTGGGACATCAAGTTCGCCGACGGCGTGCTCAAGATCCCGCGGTTGCTGATCCACGACGGAACCAAATCGCTGTTCCTGAACCTGATCGCGCTGGAGCAGTGCCACTCGGACTGCACCAAAGACATCACCTCCTACGTCATCTTCATGAACAACCTGATCAACTCGGAGGTGGACGTAAGCTACCTGCACTACCGGGGGATCATCGAGCACTGGCTGGGCAGCGACCGCGACGTGGCGGACCTGTTCAACAAGCTGTGCCAGGAGGTGGTGTTCGACTTCGACGACAGCTACCTGTCGGAGCTGTCGGAGAGGGTAAACAGGTACTACAATCACCGGTGGAACACTTGGGGGGCGAGCTTAAAGCACAGATACTTCGGGAATCCCTGGGCAATCATCTCCTTGATCGCTGCAGTGTTCTTGCTGCTGCTCACCTGCGCGCAGACTTTCTACTCTGCTTATGCCTACTACCACCCTCCCTGA
- the LOC122006633 gene encoding heterogeneous nuclear ribonucleoprotein A/B-like, whose protein sequence is MANKLVVLGIPWDVDTEGLREYMTKFGPMDDCVVMKERSTGRSRGFGYVTFSSAEDAKCALDTEHVLGNRTLEVKVATPKEEMRGPTKKATRIFVARISPSVTEAMFRTYFENYGEITDLYMPKDQGSKGHRGIGFITFDNADAVDSIMAESHELGGSTVVVDRATPRNDEVRYPSRMPQGGYGAYNAYISAATRYAALGAPTLYDHFGSYGRGYFGPSRGIGRKIFVGRLPEEANAEDLRQYFGRFGRIVDVYVPKDPKRSGHRGFGFVTFAEDGVADRVSRRTHEILGHEVAIDSATPLDDAGPSVGGYVDPVEAYGGYGPMRNYGRLYGSLDFDDYGYGASGSSRSRMDWRYRPY, encoded by the exons ATGGCCAACAAGCTAGTG GTTCTTGGAATCCCATGGGATGTGGATACGGAAGGTTTGAGGGAATACATGACAAAGTTTGGTCCTATGGATGATTGTGTGGTCATGAAG GAGCGGTCGACTGGTCGTTCTCGAGGATTTGGCTATGTGACATTCTCATCAGCAGAGGATGCTAAG TGTGCACTTGATACTGAGCATGTTCTTGGCAATAGAACTCTTGAGGTGAAGGTGGCCACACCCAAG GAAGAAATGAGAGGACCAACAAAGAAAGCTACTAGAATATTTGTTGCTAGGATATCACCATCAGTTACAGAAGCAATGTTCCGAAC ttattttgaaaattatggagaaataACAGACCTGTACATGCCAAAG GATCAAGGGTCCAAAGGGCATCGTGGAATTGGTTTTATCACTTTTGATAATGCAG ATGCAGTGGATTCGATAATGGCAGAGTCTCATGAACTTGGTGGTTCTACTGTAGTTGTTGACCGAGCTACTCCAAGG AACGATGAGGTGAGGTATCCAAGTAGAATGCCACAGGGTGGATATGGTGCATACAATGCTTATATTTCAGCTGCAACACGGTATGCGGCGCTTGGGGCTCCGACGCTGTATGATCACTTTGGTTCTTATGGAA GAGGGTATTTTGGACCTTCACGTGGTATTGGCAGAAAGATTTTTGTTGGCAGACTTCCTGAGGAGGCAAATGCTGAAGATCTGCGCCAGTACTTTGGCAGGTTTGGCCGGATCGTAGATGTCTATGTCCCAAAG GATCCCAAGCGAAGTGGCCATAGAGGTTTTGGCTTTGTGACTTTTGCTGAGGATGGTGTAGCAGATCGTGTTTCTCGCAGGACACATGAAATTCTTGGACATGAG GTTGCTATAGACTCAGCTACACCTCTTGATGATGCCGGTCCTAGTGTTGGAGGCTATGTGGATCCTGTTGAGGCTTATGGGGGGTACGGTCCAATGAGAAACTATGGCAGGCTCTACGGCAGCCTGGACTTCGACGAT TACGGCTATGGGGCTAGTGGAAGCAGCCGATCAAGAATGGATTGGAGGTACAGGCCTTACTGA